A part of Rattus norvegicus strain BN/NHsdMcwi chromosome 4, GRCr8, whole genome shotgun sequence genomic DNA contains:
- the Bid gene encoding BH3-interacting domain death agonist isoform X2: protein MDSEVSNGSGLGAEHITNLLVFGFLRNNDRDFHQELEVLGQELPVQVYLEGDREDELQTDGSRASRSFYHGRIEPDSESQDEVIHNIARHLAQAGDELDHSIQPTLVRQLAAQFMNGSLSEEDKRNCLAKALDEVKTSFPRDMENDKAMLIMTMLLAKKVASHAPSLLRDVFRTTVNFINQNLFSYVRDLVRNEMD, encoded by the exons ATGGACTCTGAG GTCAGCAATGGCTCAGGCCTGGGGGCTGAGCACATCACAAACCTGCTGGTGTTCGGCTTTCTCCGAAACAATGACCGTGATTTCCACCAAGAGCTGGAGGTACTGGGGCAGGAGCTGCCCGTGCAGGTTTACCTGGAGGGGGACCGTGAAGACGAGCTGCAGACAGATGGCAGCCGGGCTAGCCGCTCCTTCTATCATGGAAGAATAGAGCCAG ATTCTGAAAGTCAGGATGAAGTCATCCACAACATTGCCAGGCATCTCGCCCAAGCAGGTGATGAACTGGACCACAGCATCCAGCCCACACTGGTGAGACAACTGGCCGCACAGTTCATGAACGGCAGCCTCTCGGAGGAA GACAAAAGGAACTGCCTGGCCAAAGCCCTCGACGAGGTGAAGACATCCTTCCCTAGGGACATGGAGAATGACAAGGCCATGCTGATAATGACCATGCTGTTGGCCAAAAAAGTGGCCAGTCATGCACCATCTCTGCTCCGTGACGTCTTCCGCACGACCGTGAACTTTATTAACCAGAACCTATTCTCCTACGTGAGGGACTTGGTTAGAAAT GAGATGGACTGA
- the Bid gene encoding BH3-interacting domain death agonist isoform X1: MDSEVSNGSGLGAEHITNLLVFGFLRNNDRDFHQELEVLGQELPVQVYLEGDREDELQTDGSRASRSFYHGRIEPDSESQDEVIHNIARHLAQAGDELDHSIQPTLVRQLAAQFMNGSLSEEDKRNCLAKALDEVKTSFPRDMENDKAMLIMTMLLAKKVASHAPSLLRDVFRTTVNFINQNLFSYVRDLVRNVRMSDASPCLLAYPILTQQSLC, translated from the exons ATGGACTCTGAG GTCAGCAATGGCTCAGGCCTGGGGGCTGAGCACATCACAAACCTGCTGGTGTTCGGCTTTCTCCGAAACAATGACCGTGATTTCCACCAAGAGCTGGAGGTACTGGGGCAGGAGCTGCCCGTGCAGGTTTACCTGGAGGGGGACCGTGAAGACGAGCTGCAGACAGATGGCAGCCGGGCTAGCCGCTCCTTCTATCATGGAAGAATAGAGCCAG ATTCTGAAAGTCAGGATGAAGTCATCCACAACATTGCCAGGCATCTCGCCCAAGCAGGTGATGAACTGGACCACAGCATCCAGCCCACACTGGTGAGACAACTGGCCGCACAGTTCATGAACGGCAGCCTCTCGGAGGAA GACAAAAGGAACTGCCTGGCCAAAGCCCTCGACGAGGTGAAGACATCCTTCCCTAGGGACATGGAGAATGACAAGGCCATGCTGATAATGACCATGCTGTTGGCCAAAAAAGTGGCCAGTCATGCACCATCTCTGCTCCGTGACGTCTTCCGCACGACCGTGAACTTTATTAACCAGAACCTATTCTCCTACGTGAGGGACTTGGTTAGAAATGTAAGGATGAGTGACGCCAGCCCCTGCCTGCTTGCCTACCCTATTCTAACCCAGCAGAGCCTCTGCTGA